CAGACTGCGCGAAAACAGACCGGCGCCGATCAGAAGAATGATCGCGATTGCAATTTGCGAGATCACCAGCGTATTCCGAAGCCGTTTCGGTGTTTGCGCCCGCCACGATGGGAGTTGCTCCCTCCTTCAAGGAATGCTGCGGATCGAAACGGAAGCAACAGTCCAAGCAGGGCACGGCCCAGCCGTGGAGGCGTGATGCGAATCGGTTTGTCCATGGCAGTGCGTTATAGTTTGTCCAGTTGTTTTTCGAGACCCGAGACCATTCCTTTGAAAGCTCGATACGATTCGGCCAACGCTTCTTCTCCCGCGGGCCGCAGCGTGAAATATTTTTTTCTGCGGCCGCCCCGCTCCGCTGTCGGTTCTCCAATCCGCGAACGGACCAGTCCCTGTTTCTCCAACCGTTCGAGTGTCGTGTACAAAGCTCCGATCGAAATCTCGCGACCGGTTCGTTTTTCTATTTCCACGCGGACCGCTGATCCGTATGCGTTCTCCCGCAATCGCAACAAAGCAAGCAGCACCATCTGCTCAAATTCGCCCAGCTTCTTCTCCATATGTACTACAATGTAGAATATATGGGAGAGCGTGTCAAGGCTTGTCGTGTGTCACTAACACGGGGACAAAGAGACACAGCGCGATAAAAGCCGCAACAAAAAAAGAGAAAGGGGGGGAGCTGAACCGCAGATATTGGGACTTCTGAGCGCTGACGGAAAAAGTTAAATTTAAATATAGCCCGAGTATTTCCGCTGCAGCTAGTGGCATGGCTTCATGCTCGTATCACAGCACCGCATCAATCTTGACACGGAGACGTTTTGCCTTCGAATATTATGTTTTAAAGACATAATGTTTGACATACATTATGTTTGGGATACAATATCTGTGTGGAATTCTGGAACCGGCAAGCGGAGATTCAGGCGTTAAAGGGACAGGTCGGGGGCCGCCGGTTCGGCTATGTGACGGGTCGTAGGCGGGTCGGGAAGACGGCGCTGCTGGTCCACGCCTGTGAACTTTTTAACGGGATTTATCATCAGGCTGTTGAGGGGACACCACTGCAGCAGATCGAGCTTGCAGTGATCGAACTCAAAGAAAAGCTTCCCTCCTTTCGTGAGATTCGTCCGCAATCCTGGCCGGAGTTCTTTCATCTATTGTCGCGGGAGGCTCTCCCGCCATTGATCGTTTTTGATGAATTCCCGTACTGGGCTCAAGTCGAACCCTCTTTACCCAGCATTCTGCAGAAGTGGATCGATCATGAGCTCCCGAAACAAAAGTCTTCCCTGTTCATTTCGGGATCTTCTCAATCGATGCTTCATTCGTATTTTCTTGGCGATACCGCCCCTCTTTTTGGCAGAGCGCATCTTCATCTGAATTTGCAACCATTGAGTTATCGATGGTTCTGCAAAGTGTTTGGATATCGAATGTCGAATGCAACTGCCTTTACAAAATATTCCCTGGTTGGGGGTGTTCCGCACTACTGGAAGCTTCTGTCGCGCGGATCGGTCGTCACACTGGCAGAGCAATTGTTTTTCAAGCCTTCCGCGATGCTTTCGGAGGAGCCTCGGAATCTACTGCACGATGAAGGGATCACGGGAAACATTCCCAAAGCAATTCTGGATTTAGTCGGTAGAGGCGCGCAAAAACCATCGGAGATTGCCGCGCGTCTCGGGATTCCTCAAACGAATCTGTCTCGTCCTTTGACGGCGCTGATCGATGCTGGTTTGCTGATCAGAGAACTGCCGTTCGGCGAATCAACGCACACGACGAAACGAACACTCTATTCCATTGTGGATCCGGCTTTGCGCTTTTATTATGGAACTCTCCTTCCCACTCGAAGTCGATGGGCCACTCTTGGAAATCAGGAGAAAAAGCTGATTCTTGATCGACACACGTCTCATCAATGGGAGGTTTTTTGCAGGGAAGCGTTCGCCGGCTCCAGCCGATACTGGGAAGCCGGTGTGGAAATCGATCTCGTTGCGGAAACAAAAAACGGACCGCTGATTGCCGAATGCAAATGGGACACTTTGACTGAGAAAAAGGAGAGGGCTCTGCTGGATGATCTTCAGCGAAGATTCGGGAGCTCAGGATTGTCCGGAAAGTTGAAGAATCCGATCTTTCGAATCTTCTCGAAGAAAAATCTTCATCAGATCGGAAGCGTGGTGCGTTAAAAAATGCACCCTACCCATCCACTTTGTGAGGAACGCAGAGGCGCGAAGGCGCGAAGACGCAAAGTTTATGGAGTTTTGGGTAGTTGCAGCGCATAGGTTAGCGCCCGATTTAATTCTTCAATCTTTCGGGGATTCAGAGAGGCGGCAAAAGTCGTAAGCTTCGATTTGAACAGGAGCATCAGGAAGTCACAACGGATGGCGCACGTTCTGGGCAGTCCGTCTTCCTTGCCTACCACAACTTCACTTTTGATCCCAAGAACTTCGCTGTAAACGGGCGCGCAAATCACAGTATCAATGTCAGGATTGTCAGCGATGAAATCACGCGATACGATCACGTAAAAACCTGGCTTTCCTCCTCTCTCTGCGATCCTCTCCCGGGTGCGATAAATCTCCCCTCGATTCATAACTTTGCTTGTTCACCGATGAGTGCAGCGGTCTGCTTCTTTAGCTTATTTTTGTGACGCCTGAAGATTTTTCGCTCCCGCTCCTCCTCACTTTCAGCTTCTTTTTTCGCTATGTACTCTTGAGTTGCTTCGCGGATCACCTCCGATCGGTTCATTCCACGGCGCTTTGCCAACCGGTCGATTCGCTCGAGTGTTGGTTCATCAATAGAGATCGCAATAGTTTTCATAATAGAAAACTATCATATATTGCAATAGAAGTCTACTAGGAGGATATGAACCGATTTGCGGCGCGAGTCCTCAGGATTTGATGGTGAACGGATGGGTCACGACGGCCCAGTGGGAATAACCTTCTTCGTTCGGCGGAATTCGATCCGGTTGGGTATTGCCTTTGCTGTCAGTCGCGCGGGCCTGCAATCCGTAACTTCCTGGACGCGCATCCCACTCCAAATCCCAACGGACCCATGCCAGAGGAATATTCGGTTCCCGCAGTCGCGCTGCTTGCCATTTGCGTCCACCGTCCAGACTCACATCCACTTTTGCAATGCTTCCTTCGCCGGACCAGGAGCGGCCGCGTAAAAGTTGCTTGCCTGCCGTAGCCTGTCCATCCCAGGCCAATTCAAATGCGCTTTTCACTTTCTGTGTTGTCAATGCCGCACCTAAAGCGGGTGGAACCGGTTGATAATCCGGACCGATCAAAACGTAGCGTTTGGTGTTGTATTCGGAGTACAGACGCTGTTCGGAAACTTCCACTCGACCGACCCACTTGATGTGCGAAATACCGACCCATCCGGGGACCAGCACGCGAAAGGGAAATCCATGATCCGGTGGAAGAGTATTTCCATTCATCCCATAAACAAGGAGAGTATCTTCTGCCATCGCTTTTTCGATCGGCATTGGACGTTTGATTTTCTTTTCATCCAGACCTTCCGGCATCACATCACGCGCGGTTTTCTTTACTCCTGCCCGCTGCAATACTTCGCGCAATGGAACACCGGTCCATTCTGCCACACCGATACCTCCCAGCTTCCATGGCGTACCGGCGATTTTCTTTCCGTGCGAAAGCTCAAAGAGGCTTCTGCCGTTTCCCGCGCATTCGATGGCGCGAATCACGGAGATCGACGGCATCGCAAGAATCTCATCGTAACGAAACGAGCGCGGATTCGAAACTCCCGAGCCTTCCACGATCAGCCGCCATGTTTTTAAATCGATCGATGGCACGCTGGGACTATTATTGCGGACAAAAAACAGTTCGTTCGGGACAATGTATCCGCGGCTGTACATCGCTTCCCATCGCATCTCCAAATTGCTGCCCGATTGGATGAAAAGATCAGAAGGGGAAGGTTTGAGAATTGCA
The bacterium genome window above contains:
- a CDS encoding PadR family transcriptional regulator, whose translation is MVLLALLRLRENAYGSAVRVEIEKRTGREISIGALYTTLERLEKQGLVRSRIGEPTAERGGRRKKYFTLRPAGEEALAESYRAFKGMVSGLEKQLDKL
- a CDS encoding AAA family ATPase codes for the protein MEFWNRQAEIQALKGQVGGRRFGYVTGRRRVGKTALLVHACELFNGIYHQAVEGTPLQQIELAVIELKEKLPSFREIRPQSWPEFFHLLSREALPPLIVFDEFPYWAQVEPSLPSILQKWIDHELPKQKSSLFISGSSQSMLHSYFLGDTAPLFGRAHLHLNLQPLSYRWFCKVFGYRMSNATAFTKYSLVGGVPHYWKLLSRGSVVTLAEQLFFKPSAMLSEEPRNLLHDEGITGNIPKAILDLVGRGAQKPSEIAARLGIPQTNLSRPLTALIDAGLLIRELPFGESTHTTKRTLYSIVDPALRFYYGTLLPTRSRWATLGNQEKKLILDRHTSHQWEVFCREAFAGSSRYWEAGVEIDLVAETKNGPLIAECKWDTLTEKKERALLDDLQRRFGSSGLSGKLKNPIFRIFSKKNLHQIGSVVR
- a CDS encoding type II toxin-antitoxin system PemK/MazF family toxin; translated protein: MNRGEIYRTRERIAERGGKPGFYVIVSRDFIADNPDIDTVICAPVYSEVLGIKSEVVVGKEDGLPRTCAIRCDFLMLLFKSKLTTFAASLNPRKIEELNRALTYALQLPKTP
- a CDS encoding ribbon-helix-helix domain-containing protein — translated: MKTIAISIDEPTLERIDRLAKRRGMNRSEVIREATQEYIAKKEAESEEERERKIFRRHKNKLKKQTAALIGEQAKL
- a CDS encoding sulfite oxidase, with protein sequence MDELNYIRERVEEFAWQNTKRALTRRRFLHLLGWATAAASMPIIAPWKILNAENNPAILKPSPSDLFIQSGSNLEMRWEAMYSRGYIVPNELFFVRNNSPSVPSIDLKTWRLIVEGSGVSNPRSFRYDEILAMPSISVIRAIECAGNGRSLFELSHGKKIAGTPWKLGGIGVAEWTGVPLREVLQRAGVKKTARDVMPEGLDEKKIKRPMPIEKAMAEDTLLVYGMNGNTLPPDHGFPFRVLVPGWVGISHIKWVGRVEVSEQRLYSEYNTKRYVLIGPDYQPVPPALGAALTTQKVKSAFELAWDGQATAGKQLLRGRSWSGEGSIAKVDVSLDGGRKWQAARLREPNIPLAWVRWDLEWDARPGSYGLQARATDSKGNTQPDRIPPNEEGYSHWAVVTHPFTIKS